The following proteins are encoded in a genomic region of Arachis stenosperma cultivar V10309 chromosome 4, arast.V10309.gnm1.PFL2, whole genome shotgun sequence:
- the LOC130976873 gene encoding uncharacterized protein At3g17950-like, with protein MAQEEEGWPLGLRFLNSGMGLARNNEDYSGSLSFTTMLTASPAHSKDSASDLDTQSTVSLFHDRSITLGSLIGISSFLELSRRSTRGRVVVEPSREENKRNHHNKLKPWLLSLCSRLSTDAVVSGNDVIVPSLGHYLEAERRARDTRNQISTTITHGDYQDSRTLFGGS; from the exons ATGGCTCAAGAG GAAGAAGGGTGGCCTTTGGGATTGAGATTCTTGAACTCAGGAATGGGGTTGGCGAGAAATAATGAAGATTACTCTGGATCACTTTCATTCACTACTATGCTTACTGCTTCTCCCGCTCATTCAAAAGATTCTGCCTCAGATCTTGACACTCAG TCCACCGTATCATTGTTCCATGACAGAAGCATCACACTTGGTAGCCTCATTGGTATCTCAAGCTTTCTTGAACTCTCAAGGAGATCAACAAGGGGAAGAGTGGTGGTGGAACCCTCAAGGGAAGAAAACAAAAGGAATCATCACAACAAGCTTAAGCCATGGCTCTTGTCACTTTGTTCAAGGCTAAGTACCGATGCAGTTGTGAGTGGGAATGATGTTATTGTTCCTTCTCTTGGTCACTACCTTGAAGCCGAGAGACGAGCCAGAGATACAAGGAACCAAATTAGTACTACCATTACTCATGGTGATTATCAAGATTCAAGGACATTGTTTGGGGGGAGCTAA